A portion of the Meriones unguiculatus strain TT.TT164.6M chromosome 14, Bangor_MerUng_6.1, whole genome shotgun sequence genome contains these proteins:
- the Faap24 gene encoding Fanconi anemia core complex-associated protein 24: MERNPFGGTGPIHVPLGYIVANEKWRGSQLAQEMQGKVRVIFQEGLASADFYLSSKSCILYVTEAELVAGHGYRKRLVRLRNSGHLQGIIIVEKTQTSDQYFPAAQKFAVLDLGMVLLPVANQSEAACLIIQLVQEQTREPSKNPFLRKKRSALSELSLLQTVQQIPGVGKVKAPLLLQKFPSIQQLSNASIQELEEVVGPTVAQQIHTFFTRRQQPRS; the protein is encoded by the exons ATGGAGAGGAACCCCTTTGGCGGTACAGGTCCTATCCACGTGCCGCTGGGGTATATTGTGGCTAATGAAAAATGGCGCGGGTCCCAGCTGGCTCAGGAGATGCAAG GAAAAGTTAGAGTCATTTTCCAGGAGGGCCTGGCATCAGCAGATTTTTACCTGTCCAGTAAATCTTGCATTCTCTATGTCACCGAAGCGGAGTTGGTGGCTGGACATGGCTACAGAAAGAGACTTGTTCGTCTTAGAAAT TCTGGACATCTTCAAGGGATTATTATAGTTGAAAAAACACAGACAAGTGACCAGTACTTCCCAGCAGCCCAGAAGTTTGCTGTGCTAGACCTCGGGATGGTGTTGCTTCCAGTAGCCAACCAGTCAGAAGCAGCCTGCCTCATCATCCAGCTG GTTCAAGAGCAAACCAGAGAACCCAGCAAGAACCCTTTCCTGAGGAAAAAGCGCTCCGCGCTCTCTGAGCTGTCCCTCCTTCAGACTGTGCAGCAGATCCCAGGGGTTGGAAAGGTTAAGGCCCCACTTCTGCTCCAGAAGTTTCCAAGCATCCAGCAACTGAGTAACGCCTCCATCCAAGAGCTGGAGGAGGTGGTCGGGCCCACGGTAGCACAGCAAATCCACACCTTCTTCACCCGGAGACAGCAGCCCCGCAGCTAA